A window of the Hevea brasiliensis isolate MT/VB/25A 57/8 chromosome 6, ASM3005281v1, whole genome shotgun sequence genome harbors these coding sequences:
- the LOC110654251 gene encoding protein FAR1-RELATED SEQUENCE 8: MAMIEMEEVSQNSEQLLEEEGDDLEFDSNNLDIEGNGLEIEGNGLEIEGSGLEIEDNGLEIESHDLETKDDGVENNCDQMLDIEDHGHDNNTDSTLLVDGQNSESQGNSYPPPVVGMEFESYDDAYNYYNCYAKELGFAIRVKSSWTKRNSKEKRGAVLCCNCEGFKTMKEANSRRKETRTGCLAMIRLRLVESNRWRVDEVKLEHNHSFDPERAQNSKSHKKMDAGSKRKVEPTLDVEVRTIKLYRTAAVDPLGYGSSNSNEGDSSHPIERLKRLKLKKGDAQVIYNYFCRVQLTNPNFFYLMDLTDEGFLKNVFWIDSRSRAAYAYFGDVIIFDTTCLSNNYEIPLFAFLGVNHHGQSILLGCGLLADDTFETYIWLFRAWLTCMFGRPPQTIITKQCKVMQSAIAEVFPRAHHRLCLSHVVQRVLENLGALQDYEAFQMVFNTTIYDTLKVDEFEMAWEAMNQRFGIANHEWLRSLYEDRERWAPAYSKDTFFAGMSTFQRGESMIPFFDGWVHRQTSLREFFDMYELVLEKKHQKEALDDFESRDSSSMLRTSSYYELQLSKLYTNEIFRKFQEEVAMMSSCFSITQIHANGSVVTYMIKEREAEENLSNVRNLEVLYDKSGAEVRCNCGCFNFKGYLCRHALCILHYNGVEEIPYQYILARWRKDFKRLYVPDLGSNNVDIANPVQWFDHLYKRAMQVVEEGMISQDHYMVAWQAFKESLNKVRLVADKHVQIDH, from the coding sequence AACCTAGACATTGAAGGCAATGGCCTTGAAATTGAGGGGAATGGCCTTGAGATTGAGGGAAGTGGCCTTGAAATTGAGGACAATGGCCTTGAGATTGAAAGCCATGACCTTGAAACCAAAGATGATGGTGTTGAGAATAATTGCGACCAAATGCTTGATATTGAAGACCATGGGCATGATAACAACACAGACAGTACATTGTTAGTGGATGGTCAAAATAGTGAATCTCAAGGAAACAGCTATCCCCCACCTGTTGTAGGAATGGAATTTGAATCATACGATGATGCTTACAATTATTATAACTGCTATGCTAAGGAATTGGGATTTGCCATCAGGGTAAAATCTTCATGGACAAAACGTAACAGCAAGGAGAAACGTGGTGCAGTTCTCTGCTGCAACTGTGAGGGTTTTAAGACAATGAAAGAAGCAAACAGTCGTAGAAAGGAAACAAGAACCGGTTGTCTAGCAATGATAAGGCTGAGGTTAGTGGAATCTAATAGGTGGAGGGTGGATGAAGTCAAGCTTGAACACAACCACTCATTTGATCCTGAGAGAGCACAAAATTCCAAGTCACACAAGAAGATGGATGCTGGGTCTAAGAGGAAGGTAGAGCCAACTCTTGATGTGGAAGTACGGACAATCAAATTGTATCGGACAGCTGCTGTAGATCCACTTGGTTATGGAAGCTCAAACTCTAATGAAGGGGATAGTAGCCACCCTATAGAGAGGTTGAAGCGTTTGAAGCTTAAAAAAGGAGATGCACAGgtcatatataattatttttgtcGGGTTCAGCTGACAAATCCAAATTTTTTCTACTTGATGGATCTCACTGATGAGGGGTTTTTGAAAAATGTATTTTGGATTGATTCGAGGTCAAGAGCTGCATATGCTTACTTTGGGGATGTCATTATATTTGACACAACATGTCTGTCAAATAATTATGAAATTCCACTCTTTGCATTTCTTGGAGTAAATCACCATGGGCAGTCTATTCTGCTTGGTTGTGGTTTGCTTGCAGATGATACATTTGAAACATATATCTGGCTATTCAGGGCATGGCTCACATGCATGTTTGGTCGTCCTCCACAAACCATCATCACCAAACAGTGCAAGGTCATGCAAAGTGCAATTGCAGAGGTGTTTCCTAGGGCTCACCATCGTCTTTGTTTGTCACATGTTGTGCAAAGGGTTCTTGAGAATTTAGGAGCACTGCAGGACTATGAAGCATTTCAGATGGTGTTCAATACAACTATCTACGACACTTTAAAGGTGGATGAATTTGAAATGGCTTGGGAAGCAATGAATCAACGCTTTGGAATTGCAAATCATGAGTGGCTTCGAAGTTTGTATGAAGATCGGGAACGGTGGGCTCCAGCTTACTCCAAAGACACCTTTTTTGCTGGAATGTCCACTTTCCAAAGAGGTGAGTCCATGATCCCATTTTTTGATGGTTGGGTGCACCGTCAAACATCTTTAAGAGAGTTTTTTGACATGTATGAATTAGTTTTAGAAAAGAAACATCAGAAGGAAGCTCTTGATGATTTCGAGTCGAGAGATTCAAGCTCCATGTTGAGAACAAGCAGCTATTATGAGCTACAACTCTCCAAATTGTATACGAACGAAATATTCAGGAAATTCCAAGAAGAGGTGGCGATGATGTCCTCGTGTTTTAGCATCACACAGATTCATGCCAATGGGTCAGTAGTTACATATATGATCAAAGAACGTGAGGCTGAGGAGAATCTGAGCAATGTTAGAAATTTGGAGGTATTGTATGATAAATCAGGAGCAGAAGTTCGGTGCAATTGTGGTTGTTTTAACTTCAAAGGTTACCTGTGCCGACATGCGTTGTGCATTCTGCACTACAATGGGGTGGAGGAAATCCCTTACCAATATATTTTGGCAAGATGGAGGAAGGATTTTAAGCGGCTATATGTACCAGATCTTGGGTCCAACAATGTCGATATTGCTAACCCAGTTCAGTGGTTTGATCATCTGTACAAACGAGCAATGCAAGTTGTTGAGGAAGGGATGATATCTCAAGATCATTATATGGTTGCTTGGCAAGCTTTTAAAGAATCTTTGAATAAGGTCCGTCTTGTAGCAGACAAGCATGTACAAATTGATCATTAA
- the LOC110654267 gene encoding prefoldin subunit 6, which yields MASSTAIRELQRDLEDKANDLSKLQKDIAKNHQVRKKYTVQLGENELVLKELDLLNEGANVYKLIGPVLVKQDLAEANANVRKRIDYISAELKRLDATLQDLEEKQNSKKDAILKLQQRIQSLQAGKAKA from the exons ATGGCATCGTCAACTGCTATTCGAGAACTACAGCGCGATCTTGAGGACAAAGCTAATGATCTTAGCAAACTCCAAAAAG ATATTGCAAAGAATCACCAGGTCAGGAAAAAGTACACTGTACAGCTTGGCGAAAACGAGCTCGTACTCAAG GAGTTGGATTTACTAAATGAAGGTGCCAATGTTTACAAGTTGATTGGCCCTGTTCTTGTGAAGCAGGACTTGGCTGAGGCCAATGCCAATGTCCGCAAGAGAATTGATTATATCTCTGCTGAACT GAAGAGACTTGATGCAACTCTTCAAGACTTGGAAGAGAAGCAAAATAGCAAGAAGGATGCG ATCTTAAAGTTACAACAAAGGATCCAATCTCTCCAAGCTGGAAAGGCCAAGGCATAA